A single region of the Vicia villosa cultivar HV-30 ecotype Madison, WI linkage group LG4, Vvil1.0, whole genome shotgun sequence genome encodes:
- the LOC131597651 gene encoding uncharacterized protein LOC131597651, translating into MNDDFAYSFWRNADIGFSFSNSVGRSGGLITLWKKNNMEVLHSFKGEGFLGIKVCWKEDLYYVVNVYSSCDLSKKKVMWDEILNLKEAFRDGEWIIGGDFNAIKNVRERKGRAGVVNKKEAELFADFIHKSALVDIPCKGKKYTWFSRDGKSMSRIDRFLLSHKVVNKWEVIGQMIGDRDILDHCPIWILTDKYNWGPKPFKFNNEWFLFDSFIPFVEKEWKSLKVEGRGDFVLKEKLRLLKDKLKRWNKDVFGNIDLDIEEGVNDINLADKRLDSIPFANSSFEENLLFEKRRRVVFGGI; encoded by the coding sequence ATGAATGATGATTTTGCTTATAGCTTTTGGAGAAATGCGGACATTGGTTTCTCTTTTTCTAATTCGGTAGGAAGATCGGGTGGTTTGATTACTTTATGGAAGAAAAACAACATGGAGGTCTTGCATAGCTTTAAAGGGGAAGGATTCTTAGGTATTAAAGTGTGTTGGAAGGAGGACTTATATTACGTTGTGAATGTGTATTCTTCTTGCGATCTTTCTAAGAAGAAGGTGATGTGGGACGAAATTCTTAATTTGAAGGAGGCTTTTAGGGACGGGGAATGGATAATTGGAGGAGATTTCAATGCTATCAAGAATGTTAGAGAAAGAAAAGGGAGGGCGGGAGTGGTAAATAAGAAAGAGGCAGAACTTTTTGCGGATTTTATTCATAAGAGTGCTTTGGTGGATATTCCGTGTAAAGGGAAAAAATATACGTGGTTTAGCAGAGATGGCAAGTCTATGAGTAGGATTGATCGTTTCCTATTATCTCACAAAGTTGTGAATAAATGGGAAGTTATTGGTCAAATGATCGGCGATAGGGATATTTTGGACCATTGTCCCATTTGGATTTTGACGGATAAATACAATTGGGGGCCGAAACCTTTCaagttcaataatgaatggtttttGTTTGATTCTTTCATACCGTTTGTTGAGAAGGAGTGGAAGAGCTTGAAGGTGGAAGGAAGAGGGgactttgttttgaaagaaaaactTAGACTTTTAAAAGACAAACTCAAAAGGTGGAATAAGGATGTTTTCGGAAACATTGACTTGGATATAGAGGAAGGTGTCAACGACATTAATCTTGCCGATAAAAGGTTAGATTCTATTCCTTTTGCTAATTCATCTTTTGAGGAAAACTTGCTTTTTGAAAAGAGGCGACGTGTGGTTTTTGGCGGAATTTGA